One genomic region from Microcystis panniformis FACHB-1757 encodes:
- the psbA gene encoding photosystem II q(b) protein produces the protein MTTTLQQRESASLWEQFCQWITSTNNRLYIGWFGVIMIPTLLTATTCFIIAFIAAPPVDIDGIREPVAGSLLYGNNIISGAVVPSSNAIGLHFYPIWEAASLDEWLYNGGPYQLVIFHFLLGVFCYLGRQWELSFRLGMRPWICVAYSAPVSAATAVFLIYPIGQGSFSDGMPLGISGTFNFMFVFQAEHNILMHPFHMLGVAGVFGGSLFSAMHGSLVTSSLVRETTEIESQNYGYKFGQEEETYNIVAAHGYFGRLIFQYASFNNSRSLHFFLGAWPVIGIWFTAMGVSTMAFNLNGFNFNQSILDSQGRVIGTWADVLNRAGIGMEVMHERNAHNFPLDLASGEQAPVALTAPAING, from the coding sequence ATGACTACCACTCTACAACAGCGCGAGAGCGCTTCCCTGTGGGAGCAGTTCTGCCAGTGGATTACCAGCACCAACAACCGTTTATACATCGGTTGGTTCGGTGTCATCATGATCCCCACCCTGCTCACCGCCACCACCTGCTTCATCATCGCCTTTATCGCCGCTCCTCCTGTAGATATCGACGGTATTCGCGAGCCTGTAGCTGGTTCCCTACTCTACGGAAACAACATCATCTCTGGTGCAGTTGTTCCCTCTTCTAACGCAATTGGACTCCACTTCTACCCCATCTGGGAAGCAGCTTCCTTAGATGAGTGGTTATACAACGGTGGTCCCTACCAGTTAGTCATTTTCCACTTCTTACTAGGTGTCTTCTGCTACCTCGGTCGTCAGTGGGAACTGTCTTTCCGTTTAGGAATGCGTCCTTGGATTTGTGTAGCTTACTCTGCACCTGTATCCGCCGCAACTGCTGTATTCTTAATCTATCCCATCGGACAAGGTTCCTTCTCTGATGGTATGCCTTTAGGAATCTCTGGAACCTTCAACTTTATGTTTGTGTTCCAAGCAGAACATAACATTCTGATGCACCCCTTCCATATGTTAGGTGTTGCTGGTGTGTTCGGCGGTTCCTTGTTCAGTGCAATGCACGGTTCCCTAGTAACTTCTTCTTTAGTGCGTGAAACCACTGAAATCGAATCTCAGAACTACGGTTACAAATTCGGTCAAGAAGAAGAAACCTACAATATCGTTGCCGCTCACGGTTACTTCGGACGTTTAATCTTCCAATACGCTTCTTTCAACAACAGCCGCTCTCTGCACTTCTTCTTAGGTGCATGGCCGGTAATCGGTATCTGGTTTACGGCAATGGGTGTTAGCACCATGGCGTTTAACCTCAACGGTTTCAACTTCAACCAGTCGATTCTCGATTCTCAAGGTCGTGTAATCGGTACTTGGGCCGATGTGTTAAACCGCGCTGGTATCGGTATGGAAGTAATGCACGAGCGCAATGCACATAACTTCCCCTTAGACTTAGCTAGTGGTGAACAGGCTCCCGTAGCTCTGACTGCTCCCGCTATCAATGGTTAA
- a CDS encoding type II toxin-antitoxin system RelE/ParE family toxin produces MRELVLTPKFKRTFRKFVLRNPQRQKAIEKTLAQMREDIYFLSLGTHSLRGELSGLKACSCGYDCRIIFSIKIEPDTQEEVIILLDIGTHDEVY; encoded by the coding sequence ATGAGAGAACTGGTTTTAACGCCTAAATTTAAGCGGACTTTCCGTAAGTTTGTTCTCAGAAATCCTCAGCGACAGAAAGCGATTGAGAAAACATTGGCACAAATGAGGGAAGATATTTATTTTTTGAGCTTGGGAACTCATTCATTAAGAGGGGAATTATCGGGACTTAAAGCTTGTTCTTGTGGTTATGATTGTCGGATTATTTTTTCTATAAAAATTGAGCCAGACACCCAGGAGGAAGTTATCATTTTACTTGACATTGGTACTCATGATGAAGTGTATTGA
- a CDS encoding type II toxin-antitoxin system RelE/ParE family toxin, protein MDLIWSDGFKRSFKKLIKKNPQLKPQIFDVLRKLAENPFTLSLKTHKLSGNLEGLWSCTVAYDCRIIFSFSEDGEYLEVIILLIDIGSHDQVYRK, encoded by the coding sequence ATGGATCTAATATGGAGTGATGGGTTTAAGCGTTCGTTTAAGAAGCTAATCAAGAAAAATCCCCAGTTAAAACCTCAAATTTTCGATGTACTTAGAAAACTGGCAGAAAACCCATTTACACTGTCTTTAAAAACCCATAAGTTAAGTGGTAATTTAGAAGGGTTATGGTCTTGTACTGTAGCTTACGATTGTCGAATTATTTTTAGTTTTTCGGAAGATGGAGAATATTTAGAAGTTATCATCTTGTTAATTGATATTGGTAGTCACGATCAGGTGTATAGAAAATAG
- a CDS encoding AAA family ATPase — protein sequence MNNIDQVLQYVDDLMFEKVASHLTPVQEAILTGVWQGQKYWQIAQSFNGCSESHIKKEAANLWKKLGKVLDEDVNKDNLRSKLERKYRVSQTSNFGHCLQVNQGNIHICDQSLQTINNGKKTKSFLRNDDQSPIIDLTKAPELRYNCGRKLEISTLKEWLDNKTRLITIYGLSGIGKTALTLKLISEIAPQFDYIIYRSLENIPQLIALKDDLKQFFAQSLSTPLPDIIDYLSSYRCLIILDDVQNIFKPGELAGKYLPDCQDYHKFFHQIATTSHQSCLILISWELPRDFVTLKSDKIKTLYLQGLTTEFEEIFKEYGLKSEEKWTELRELYQGHPNWLNIISSTIIELFDGEVSLFLEQMKNEIYLGDIEDSIECHLQRLSATEKKVIHWLANQTEAVEKVPKTANLDLSTSEFWAAIQSLMRRCLLDKLPSETSSYFPINPVFRSYLKRNPND from the coding sequence ATGAATAATATTGACCAAGTTTTGCAATATGTTGATGATTTAATGTTTGAGAAAGTGGCGTCTCATCTGACACCAGTACAAGAAGCAATCTTGACAGGGGTTTGGCAAGGTCAAAAATATTGGCAAATTGCTCAATCTTTTAATGGTTGTAGTGAATCTCATATTAAAAAAGAGGCTGCTAACTTATGGAAAAAGTTGGGTAAGGTATTAGACGAAGATGTTAATAAAGATAATTTACGATCCAAGTTAGAAAGAAAATATCGGGTTTCTCAAACTTCTAATTTTGGTCATTGTTTACAAGTTAATCAAGGAAATATTCATATTTGTGATCAATCTTTACAAACAATTAATAATGGAAAAAAAACAAAAAGTTTTTTACGCAATGACGATCAATCCCCCATAATTGACTTAACAAAAGCTCCTGAATTAAGGTATAACTGTGGACGTAAGTTAGAAATATCAACCTTAAAAGAATGGCTAGATAATAAAACTCGATTAATTACCATTTATGGGTTAAGTGGAATTGGAAAAACAGCTTTAACCCTTAAATTAATTTCAGAAATTGCCCCACAATTTGATTATATTATTTATCGCAGTCTGGAAAATATTCCTCAATTAATCGCTCTCAAAGATGATCTAAAACAGTTTTTCGCCCAATCTCTATCAACCCCCTTACCTGATATAATAGATTATCTAAGCTCCTATCGTTGTTTAATTATTCTTGATGATGTGCAGAATATTTTTAAACCGGGGGAATTAGCAGGTAAATATTTACCCGACTGTCAGGATTATCATAAATTTTTTCATCAAATTGCTACCACATCTCATCAAAGTTGTTTGATTTTAATTAGTTGGGAACTTCCCAGAGATTTTGTCACCTTAAAATCCGATAAAATTAAAACTTTATACCTGCAAGGTTTAACAACAGAATTTGAAGAAATCTTCAAAGAATACGGTTTAAAAAGTGAGGAGAAATGGACGGAACTGAGGGAACTTTATCAAGGTCATCCTAACTGGTTAAATATCATCTCCTCAACCATTATTGAGCTATTTGATGGAGAAGTGTCCTTATTTTTAGAACAAATGAAAAATGAAATTTATTTAGGAGATATAGAAGACTCGATCGAATGTCATTTACAGCGTTTATCCGCAACAGAAAAAAAGGTGATACACTGGTTAGCTAATCAAACTGAAGCGGTAGAAAAGGTTCCCAAAACTGCTAATCTTGACTTATCTACTTCTGAATTTTGGGCAGCTATTCAGTCATTAATGAGACGCTGTTTACTGGATAAATTACCATCAGAAACCTCGTCCTATTTTCCCATTAATCCTGTGTTTAGATCCTATCTTAAAAGAAATCCTAACGATTAG